In bacterium, a single genomic region encodes these proteins:
- a CDS encoding response regulator, with translation MSTKMKNSVLVVEDEHDIREILEYNLSRDGFSVRAVETGEQALSAVGAMPPDIILLDLMLPGIDGLQVCRKLKSDASTANIPILMLTAKDEEADVVAGLELGADDYVTKPFSPKVVVARARAVLRRLSEPVHGEDEVLNFDQLTIHPGRREVLVDGKLVELTNSEFRILHHMARRPGWVFTRYQLVDSVHGEKHAVSDRSVDVMIVGLRRKLLDCGNYIETVRGVGYRFRA, from the coding sequence ATGAGTACGAAAATGAAGAACTCGGTTCTGGTTGTAGAAGATGAGCACGACATTCGTGAGATATTGGAGTACAATCTCTCGCGGGATGGATTTAGCGTCCGTGCGGTAGAGACAGGTGAACAAGCTCTGTCCGCAGTTGGTGCGATGCCGCCCGACATCATTTTGCTGGACCTGATGCTGCCAGGAATTGACGGATTACAGGTCTGCCGGAAGCTGAAGTCGGACGCTTCGACCGCCAACATTCCGATATTAATGTTGACGGCCAAGGATGAAGAGGCGGACGTGGTGGCAGGGCTCGAGCTTGGGGCAGACGACTATGTGACGAAACCTTTCAGCCCCAAAGTAGTTGTTGCCCGCGCACGTGCCGTGCTGAGACGGCTTTCGGAGCCTGTGCATGGAGAAGATGAGGTCTTGAATTTCGACCAATTGACCATTCATCCCGGTCGCAGGGAAGTCCTGGTGGACGGAAAGCTCGTCGAACTAACCAACAGCGAATTCCGGATTTTGCATCACATGGCCCGGCGGCCGGGTTGGGTGTTCACCCGCTACCAGCTTGTGGACTCGGTTCACGGTGAGAAGCACGCGGTATCCGACAGGTCTGTTGATGTGATGATCGTAGGCTTGAGGAGAAAGCTTCTCGACTGCGGGAACTACATCGAAACGGTCCGCGGAGTCGGGTATCGTTTTCGTGCCTAA